aaaaaaaaaaaatattaattttttgaaaacttactaaataacattttttttttttttcttagagttttaatttattaaatataataaaaaataattaattcaaaattttttcaattgactctatttatatttaaattattttaccCTATTTTactcaaattttaataattaatatcaaaataaaattttattaaaatttaatttcaaaataccatttatttattttttattaaaaaaataatctacaaaaataaatctacTAGGTGATAAATAGATCGATTTTTTCAAAAGACTGggattttaatataaaaattattttgcacaccaaatttttaaaacattaatcaaaaaataaaaaaaaacaattaaaataaatgatcacattaaaatttaaattatttatacattTATAAACGACAATTGtccatatattttttaaacaaatacacgtaatgattgtttttttataaatatatatttttttaatattatgtTCTGTTTtgtgtttttgttttttgtttttttgttttttttattttattttattttatttttttttttgtttagtttatgtttaattttagtatGCTCTtgtttttttagatttactattattactattatttgtagttgttgtattttGTTGTACTacatttttgttgttgatgttgttggtgttgttgttgttgtggtatttgttggtgttgttgtggtatttgttgttgttgtaaatgtatttgttgttgttgttgttgttgtggtaatggtggttgTGAAAGGTTATTAAAGTTTCTTTTTaagttttgttgttgaaattgcTGTGGTTGAATGAGTTGTTGaagctgttgttgttgttgttgttgttgaatttgttgttgaagttgttgctgttgaagttgttgttgctttaattgttgctgttgttgttgatgtaattgaaattgttgttggtttagttgttgttgttgatttaattgttgatttaattgttgttgatttaattgctGTTGGTTTAATTGTTGTGGTTGAAGTTGTTGCATTTTCTGTTGgttcaaatgaaattgtagagcttgttgttgttgttcaaattgttggtattgttgaaattgttgtgattgttgaggttgttgaggttgttgaggttgttttTGAgtttgttgctgttgttgctgttgttgttgctgttgttgttgctgttgttgctgctgctgttgttgctgagTTTgtggtttttgttgttgtagttgttgtggtggttgctgtctttgttgttgttgatttaattgttgttgcaattgtggaggtggtggttgtaattgttgatgCTGTTGTGGTGGTAAAGAGGTTAAAGGAGTAGATGGTTGTGATTTaatttgttgctgttgttgttgtttttcaatttcttgaaCTTGAGACTTTCTTTGAGCCAATAGTTTTTGATCGACTGGTTCATTAACCAAAGCCATATTTTTTGAAGGAAAAGAGGATTTAATGTAAGTTAATTCCTTTCTCTCCATCTTAACACCACCATAAATTGAGGGAGATAATGGTGTTTCAGAGTAATCTTCTAACAATGTCCAAGGGTCCATTTGTGTATAGGTTGGTTTAATATCTAAAATACTTGAAACTGCCTGAGGTGGTATTTGAGATGCTGTGGATGCTGTTGTGgctgtttgttgttgttgctgttgttgctgttgttgtgattgttgttgttgttgaggtgtttgttgttgttgttgatgttgttgtgattgttgttgttgctgctgctgctgttgttgttgttgttgggatgtttgttgttgtaaattaAAGTTTGAAGGTGGCGTTACTGGCGCTATAATTGGTGATGTAGTTGATTGTATTGATGTATTTGTTGATGATACTGAAGAAGTATTAACCAAAGTTGGTGGATGAATAATAGTAAATGGTAAACTAGTTGGATTTGTTGAAAGGAAAGAGAGTTGTTTCTCCAATTTAAGTTGTAGTGAAGTTGGGaatgatgattttattttttgataaagttCATGTAACTTCTTTTTTACATTATTCTTTTGAtcagcttgttgttgttgttgttgttgctgttgttgatttgttgttgctgtggTGGTAGTTGAAGGTGATGAAGTTACTggtgttgaagttgttgaagttgtagtAGTCGACGAAGACGATgatgaataatttaaaatattatcattaccaaatttatcagataaaattaaatcaaaaattgttaaaattggATCGAATAAATTGAATTCACCGTCTGATTGAATGATGAATTTCGAGAGTAAATTTAAGAGGGTAACTGAAATCTCTTCGAGTTTTTGAGTTGATtgttttacaattaatttacaatttttaatttgagtGATTAAAAATGTAATTCTAATGACGACTGATTGAATTACAATCTCTGATAATGTTGAATCCAAATTTATAGTATCCAAAACGCCACCCTTTGAGAATTGATTAAACattgataattgtttaaatagAGATAATATAAAACTATTTGAAATTGGATTTGAATCTTCATAAGTacttaaaatattaataatgatatcaGTGAATGATTCTTGAAATAGAATATTATCAAGATTATCATCATTGATCAACACAGCTTTGTTGGTACCACTAGATTCtcgatttaaaattaattgatattgttgaggttgttgtttCAATAATTGACTAATTGGTAAATTTTGTTGAATATGTTTAATCAATGGTAAGTCTGTTGATGGTTGAATGAAACTTGTCTCTTTATATTGTGATTCTAATATAATGGTTGATATTTTAATCAATTCATTTCTAACCTCCAATgggaataataaaaatagatctTCATAAATAAATACTCTTTCCCAACCTCTATTCTCTTCAAaatgtaataatataaattgtgTTATAATTGATTCTGGTGTAAATGTAGTAGtgttatttgttgttgttgtcgttgttgttgctggTGTTAGAGTTGGTGTAGttgatttttgttgttgttgttgttgttgttgttgtgattgttttgatgttggtgaagttgaattagttgaatttaaatcttgaCTTTGTAAAGTTGGTGATTGAGAAGGTGATTTAGTTAATGGTGAGGTTGTACTACTTTGAGTTGAAATGATTGGTGGTAAAGTTTTCCATTCATCTAATAATAGTTTCAAACCAATATAAGATAAATGAATATTCCAATAACAATTTGAAGAGTTTGTAAGTGTTGAATTTATAACCTTAAATGAATAAGTTATACAATTCtccaatttcaattgttcATATTGTATTATAATtcttgaattattaattttaaaattaaatccattattattattattattattattattattattattattattattattattattattattattattattattattattattattattattattattattattattattattattattattattttcattattatcatcatgatcattctttaaattaCCTAAAATCAAATGGAATAAATATCTAGTTTCAATTGGACCTAAACCaagttgttttattttatcgaTTTGAgaactatttaaaaatatatatctTGAATCTGGATCTGTTAAAATTGTACAAATACCTTGAAatattgatgttgataattcatttttactattattattattattgtcatcATCGATTGTATCTTTTATCTTTTCatgatattgatgataaaGTTTACAAATTGTTTGAAATATTtcagataatgatgaaatctttgatttattagttaaattcaaagaaataacttgatgatttataattgtttttaaatttgttaaattattattaccactatcaccaccaccaccttgATTTGattgatgattattattattattatcaataaagATATCTttataaacaaattgaatcaatttacCATCACATAATAAAACttgaataattttgattaaaaaccAAACTTTGCAATCTTCATCAGATTCAATTTCGTTGGAttgtaataatggtaaaattgaataaaccATAATTGAATAAAGATCAATatattgattcaatattaatgttaccaataataatataacctTAAAAAAGTATTTCTCTTGGATTTCCATACTATCATTACTATTgataaaagtttttaaaatgattgaaagttgatctttaaataatcttaGGAATAATTGTTTTCCATTCATTGAAATTGGATAaactattgaaaataaacatAATAATCTTGATAATACCATTTGttgtttaataataataatagttttactaataatattattattttcattttcattattattattattgtcattatttttattatcgtCTATAGTTTTTGAAATCAATGATTTCATAAATTCTTCACAAATATCTTGATCTGATAAAtttccaccaccaccaccaccaccactccCACCATTTTCACAtcctaataaaatatttgaaacctttgttttaaattgattcatcaaagaattaataagattatttgaaattaactCTTCATCAAATctctttataatattattaataatttcgcaattttgttgttcttgttcttgttttaattgattttttattgataaaaCTTGATCAATCATAAAATCGCAACTATTCTTTAATTCAGATTTATCTATCATATTTTTATCGTTactctttaaaattttaataattttttttttttttttttttttattattattagtgaatgatttaatttgaatatttttttgaaaaaaaaaaaaaaataaaaacttaccaattctttctttaatttaCATTGTacattatttctttttatccaAATTTGAACTGATTTAATGGATTTAAActtatttaatatatcatACAAATATGATTcaatataattttcatttgatttttgttgttgttgttgtttaattgaatctttaGTTTCATCCATTtgatcatcttcatcttcatcttcatcttcgtcatcttcttcatcatcttcttcattatcGTTATCGTTAACTTTATCGTTTTCATCGTTATCGTCGTCGTCGTCGtcttcgtcatcatcatcatcatcatcactctCTTGTTCCTCACCATTAGTTCCTTCtttctttatattattactttgtttattattatttttatttttattattattattattattcctACTTAAATTAATAACTTTCTTATAGATTATATCCAATAGTGATATGAATTGATCAGATACAATGAATGCCTGTTGTAATCTTTTCGTTGTATAAAATACAAAACTTTGTAActctttaatattattccAATTATCCCataaaactaataaacaTTGTAATATTGAATGATAATTTGAAACTGATTccataattataaaaactcTCTCTATATAAAATTGTGTAATTGGAAATGAAAAATGTCTAAATCCTTTCATTGAataactaaaataaataaataaagttaataatatataaatattattacgcatttaaattattaataaaataaaaaacctaCTCTgataattgatgatgattattattattattattattattattattatcatcattacttggattattaaaatttaatcttAAACATAATGACAACCATTCAGTTAATGAAATTTGACtataaaatgataatgattgaataatttgtgataattgaattaatccaatattttgtttatcaccaccaccaccaccaccaccaccatcaaccatcatatcactattattatcattttcattattactattggcactatttaaaataaaagatttaacaGAAATTCGAGCTTGTTCCATACTATTAATTTCCTCTTGTGATTTTATAGTATTTGGAAACAGAATCGTTCttctttgatttctttgTTGATGAATATCATAAGATGGAAAATCATTCCTATTAAAGATTGGAAactcttttaaataatatttatgatatttattattctctAATCTTccattgatattattatttttatcaccaTTGTGATtaccattaatattaatattactattctCTAAAATACCtcttgaaattaaatatctTGCATAAGAATTTTGActaaatatttcatttctAATTAACTCTGAAAAAAGTTGACAAATcctttttaattcaatattcTTTGGTTTAAATGTTTCTAAAAAATGTACTAATATATTTTGTAATGGGTGattcttttataaaataaaaataataaagtgtTAATACTATTTCCTATTATCAAACATAAAGTTTTCTTAATAttaagagaaaaaaaaaaaaaaaaaaaaaaaaaaaaaaaaaaaaaaaaaaaaaaaaacttactaaaactatattatttaatttaattgttaaatttctttcaaaaatttttaaaattgaagttGCCGATAAAAAAGAGAATGGATAATTTCTACAGGATGTACAAGCCCATTCACAAActaataaaatcttttccTTATCATCCTCTAATGAAACTTGATTACCATTTCCAAAAATTTCATGatataatagttttaaatcaaaagttGTATAAAATCTATccaatgatttaattaaatttgaatagtTAATTCCACctctactattattattattattattattattattagtgatGTTATTctgtttatttataatactattattatttttattatt
This region of Dictyostelium discoideum AX4 chromosome 3 chromosome, whole genome shotgun sequence genomic DNA includes:
- the med12 gene encoding hypothetical protein, producing MMNPQQILQQQQQMIQQQQQQLHQQQMQQQQMQQQQQHHMQQQQPMQHMQQPHHMIHQQQPIIIQQHLHHQIHPHIQQQQQQQQQQQQQQQQQQQQQQQQQQQQQQVHPSHLQQQVHHPQLHMQQHIPQHMQQHHIMQQHQQIHQMQMQQQQQQQQQQQQQQQQQQQQQQQQQQQQQQQQQQQHQQQQQPIQQQHIVQQQPIQQQPIQQHIVQQPIQQQIQQQPQIQQQQIPQPQIQIPSQIQQPLQQQQIQQQQIPLPQQVPLAQTQQQQTAPIQQLQQQQQLQQQQQQQQQQQQQQQQQQQQPQQVQQPQQQQQQQQPVARRPIQNPSYHSQSQIGHPMRGGGLKKYEIQKPADKKELGPDLGVPDFYPLDDKSKEDTLPQEFILGGFCERYQHDECKSSSSIFKNFDFPKVKEQLLQSIYQVEWKKSSTQKSGQPPVMNKSGNKRPVPEQKAWSANHRESWVLKLAGNEPLQKLASSVPHGYKGETLLKMFLDNQVPLIRATWYTKIVYGNMPKHKTVEPSNDWTKTIVQSLFALIRNTTGENNSSGSSSSNNVLGGNSGSGVVKKATSSYTGILYIERLIKWNFSEGLLNKDILLSMLIDHLNETDRPEEAVLISSLLLYYSDTLILSTYHSMKFLNKAYEKLMKITISSAAAVSAASSSSSSSSTQSNITALSNPKLQQLGHGHGHGHGHHSHSHSHNQQQPQLNITSTQTIPSINSIASSLSPSNQKIYSILCIISKQISMNLPDTFMSFKFFRELVSLIWPSNLIDRIEYNQLSFVNNLRFTVSPEYKWINKYYSEINKNQQTQLKQLRQQQNNNIGFKNNKNNNSIINKQNNITNNNNNNNNNSRGGINYSNLIKSLDRFYTTFDLKLLYHEIFGNGNQVSLEDDKEKILLVCEWACTSCRNYPFSFLSATSILKIFERNLTIKLNNIVLNHPLQNILVHFLETFKPKNIELKRICQLFSELIRNEIFSQNSYARYLISRGILENSNININGNHNGDKNNNINGRLENNKYHKYYLKEFPIFNRNDFPSYDIHQQRNQRRTILFPNTIKSQEEINSMEQARISVKSFILNSANSNNENDNNSDMMVDGGGGGGGGDKQNIGLIQLSQIIQSLSFYSQISLTEWLSLCLRLNFNNPSNDDNNNNNNNNNNHHQLSDYSMKGFRHFSFPITQFYIERVFIIMESVSNYHSILQCLLVLWDNWNNIKELQSFVFYTTKRLQQAFIVSDQFISLLDIIYKKVINLSRNNNNNNKNKNNNKQSNNIKKEGTNGEEQESDDDDDDDEDDDDDDNDENDKVNDNDNEEDDEEDDEDEDEDEDDQMDETKDSIKQQQQQKSNENYIESYLYDILNKFKSIKSVQIWIKRNNVQCKLKKELSNDKNMIDKSELKNSCDFMIDQVLSIKNQLKQEQEQQNCEIINNIIKRFDEELISNNLINSLMNQFKTKVSNILLGCENGGSGGGGGGGNLSDQDICEEFMKSLISKTIDDNKNNDNNNNNENENNNIISKTIIIIKQQMVLSRLLCLFSIVYPISMNGKQLFLRLFKDQLSIILKTFINSNDSMEIQEKYFFKVILLLVTLILNQYIDLYSIMVYSILPLLQSNEIESDEDCKVWFLIKIIQVLLCDGKLIQFVYKDIFIDNNNNNHQSNQGGGGDSGNNNLTNLKTIINHQVISLNLTNKSKISSLSEIFQTICKLYHQYHEKIKDTIDDDNNNNNSKNELSTSIFQGICTILTDPDSRYIFLNSSQIDKIKQLGLGPIETRYLFHLILGNLKNDHDDNNENNNNNNNNNNNNNNNNNNNNNNNNNNNNNNNNNNNNNNNNNGFNFKINNSRIIIQYEQLKLENCITYSFKVINSTLTNSSNCYWNIHLSYIGLKLLLDEWKTLPPIISTQSSTTSPLTKSPSQSPTLQSQDLNSTNSTSPTSKQSQQQQQQQQQKSTTPTLTPATTTTTTTNNTTTFTPESIITQFILLHFEENRGWERVFIYEDLFLLFPLEVRNELIKISTIILESQYKETSFIQPSTDLPLIKHIQQNLPISQLLKQQPQQYQLILNRESSGTNKAVLINDDNLDNILFQESFTDIIINILSTYEDSNPISNSFILSLFKQLSMFNQFSKGGVLDTINLDSTLSEIVIQSVVIRITFLITQIKNCKLIVKQSTQKLEEISVTLLNLLSKFIIQSDGEFNLFDPILTIFDLILSDKFGNDNILNYSSSSSSTTTTSTTSTPVTSSPSTTTTATTNQQQQQQQQQQADQKNNVKKKLHELYQKIKSSFPTSLQLKLEKQLSFLSTNPTSLPFTIIHPPTLVNTSSVSSTNTSIQSTTSPIIAPVTPPSNFNLQQQTSQQQQQQQQQQQQQSQQHQQQQQTPQQQQQSQQQQQQQQQQTATTASTASQIPPQAVSSILDIKPTYTQMDPWTLLEDYSETPLSPSIYGGVKMERKELTYIKSSFPSKNMALVNEPVDQKLLAQRKSQVQEIEKQQQQQQIKSQPSTPLTSLPPQQHQQLQPPPPQLQQQLNQQQQRQQPPQQLQQQKPQTQQQQQQQQQQQQQQQQQQQQQQTQKQPQQPQQPQQSQQFQQYQQFEQQQQALQFHLNQQKMQQLQPQQLNQQQLNQQQLNQQLNQQQQLNQQQFQLHQQQQQQLKQQQLQQQQLQQQIQQQQQQQQLQQLIQPQQFQQQNLKRNFNNLSQPPLPQQQQQQQIHLQQQQIPQQHQQIPQQQQHQQHQQQKCSTTKYNNYK